A stretch of DNA from Xyrauchen texanus isolate HMW12.3.18 chromosome 31, RBS_HiC_50CHRs, whole genome shotgun sequence:
AACATATCCTTCTGTaaatcataggggtttggaacaacatgagggtgagtaaataatggcagaattatCATTATtcctgtaaaaatgacaaatacacacactcacacacgtgaCGGGTGGATGTTGTAGAGTGAATGCAGCGTGGCACAGTCATTAACAAACACTGGTTTGCTCAGATGATGTCATAGTGAAGATACACATATGTTTCATCTCACCCGTCATCTCCCACAAGCTCAAACGCCCGCCCCATGCCGAACATGGACTGCGCCAGTGCGAGGGCGGACGGAGTCTGGATGGGCGTGAGTCCCGGGTGGAAGAGGCTGTCGCGATGGGGTCCGGGCGATACCGGCTGTGAGCGGGTGGTGCGGAGCTGAGGAAGTAAAACAGTTTAAACACACGTGAAACTTCAGGAGTGACATCGGTGCGGTCCAAAGTTCAACAGAGCACTCATACACCGTGAAGCGCgcagcacctgcagactatatAGTTATATCATCACATATATATTATtctcatcacagtctgtgaaaatgtCTGTTGGGTCACCTGTGCTTTGAGTCAGAGATATGTGAGGTCCTGATTCCCTTCTCTCTgtgcaaaacaagctgaattccATTATATTAGCTGTGCTGGTCAAACTGGCTAAGCAATGTTTTCCACTGCTATAGTTCACTCTGCTAgctctgtaatgttatgttgctatggttacaaacAGCTCATTAATATGGAACGGTGATTAAAACTGATGCATTCAACAGTTAACTGCATTCCGGCCAATCAGAATGGATTATTAGAACAGACCGTGGCATACATCAGATTAAAGGCCTTGTTTACATTTCGTCTTTGTCAGTTGGAATgtcctcttaaaggaatattacaagttcagctcaatggatggcatttgtggcataatgttgatgaccacaaaataaatatgtaacatttaCAGTTAAAATACTTCCTCCTTTCCCAGATTAATAGGCAACTACAAGTACGCCATAAATGGGTTCATTGTCTCGAAAGCTGTAAGCAACCctccccaacaacattactcaaccaatggtgtgagttgggggtggggctacctctttgtttgaccaatggcaatGGACCAATTACAGTAAAGCAAAGTAAATTTGttcaattccgtttggtggcgcagaaattacatccGCACAGatgattaagtgatttaatggcagtaaaatcatgttcacacacatattgtttatgtcttgtgaaacagtattttaatgttgacagattaaaccccattgacttgcattggaagtgtctcactggaacacacatttaaaggaggaacgagggaatcaacattatgacacaaatgctgtcgattgagctcaactcgtcttgaacacggaatattcctttaagaaatgaaATAAGAGTCAGTTCAACCCATGTTTGTGCATTTACCTTGCCATCGGCGTCCATGTCGAGGCGCAGCGGGGCGGGTATGTTGCGTGTGCGAGGCGTGTTCTGCACATGTCCCGACATGACCGGCAGCGTGTCTTGcggtatgtgggtgtgtgtgagtgagggcgGGCCGCTGTGGGCCATTTCTGTCCTGCGCTGCGTGAGTAGGTGGGCGGTGCCCTGCGAGTGTACCAGGTGACCTGCGTCTAGCCCTCGCACACCCAGCGGTTTAAGTCCACAGGGTCCGCCCACAGTTCTTTCGGCCTCGCCCAGCCCCATCGTCTCCAAGGACTCCAGCGAATGGGCGTGCCTCATGCTGTCAATCACGCGGAGGAGTCCCCGTTCCTCCACCTCCTGCTCCATGACGTCCAGACACGTCCAGCGGCCGCGTTTGTACGGTTCGCCCAACCCCTGGTCCAAACGCACCACACGGAACCGCGACACCCCGCCTACGTCCAGCGAACTCTTCCTGGCCGTGACGGGCGTGGTCGGCTGACTGCAACTTTGTTGCGTCTGGAGGGCGGGGTTGTGGCACAGGGAGAGGCCATTGGATACTATTAGAGTGGGCGAGGCAGTCTGGCTACGAGGGCTCCGCCCATGGGCGGGGTTTCTGAGTGGGTAGGAGGGAGTGGGCATGGCTCTTTCAGTAGAAGCAGGTCCTTTATGTGACAGACTCTCACCAGAACCTTGAATATAGTCCGACGTCACACTAGTGATTTGGAAGCCACTCCGTTTCCTTCCACCGCTCATCCTGGACAGAGCGCGTGCGAGCGTGTTCAAGTGCGTGTGTCCATGTGACGTTATGCCCGGGCACTGGAAACGAGATTCATACTTTGGCAGAAAGACAGAAAAGAACAGGATCAGAACCACAGAGCAGAAAACACTGTATAAATGCAGTTTTAGAGAGCGTTATTGGTTTTGTTCGTCTCTAGAGTGCAGGTGGCTTTCGCCGTCCTCAGGTAAACCCACAGGTATGTGCCCGAATCTCTCGAACCCCAACAATTAAACCAACCACATCTGTTCTAGTGTACTTGGCACAGGGACTTCTCCCTTTGGCTGTCTCGAGTGTGACTGCTGCAGTACGGTAACAAGAGCAGTTTCTGCCCAGCGGTTGCGCAAGTCTTGGCTCTTACGGCCGTCTCCTCTTGCGGACCTGCAGCGTGTCTTCTCTCAGGACTGCTAATCACATTTGTTTTACCGTGAGCAACTTATCTGAAGGTCATGCGAGTCTCCAGAGAGATCACCAAATAAACCGATCAAGCACTTTATGAGGTTTGAACTCAAGACTTAAAGACATTATTGTGGGGGGCAGGACAGGGTTGCTAATACCAGAACTAGCATGGTAGGAGGGCAAATGCCAACTTTAGCATGAAATctccaacagagctgagattcacTGTAACTCTGGACACTTGCATTTAATCAAAGTTTAATGTTACACTCCTGTCTGCAtgtttcattagaattaaaactGGATGAAGTTCGGCAAATTTGCATAAAAActcaaaatttgcataaaaactCGCCGCAAGTTTACGAGTAAAACTCACATTAAGtccagtgttgggcaagttactctaaaaaagtaattaattattaactactaattacatattctacactgtaattagattactgtagtaattactctgtctgaaaagtaattgcattacttatacAATACAGGgagagacatgaaactgttcctttaattcttacaaataaataatataaaatcacatcaattattcatgaactggccaaagaatttaaaggggcggcGTTAAGCACAAAACATTTGACGTTAAatttaaattgtacatttattattgttttatatagagtCTATACAGTATCTAACgtaattacatcagaagtaactgtaattactgcgagtaatcccttactttacagcaataaattacagtaattaattacctAGTAATGCATTGATTAAGTCAATCCTAAATGTTACGTATGAGTCAAATTACAAGTGGAGACATTTTTCAAACTGTGGGTTTGAAATTAAACTTGAGAGTAAAACTAGTAACTCATGACGTCCTGTTCAACATCACCATGACGTCACAGACCCCGCCGTGAACGCGCACTCCTCTATCACCTCAAGCTAAAATGCGCACAAGTGCGCGCAGAAAACACAAGCATTGCAC
This window harbors:
- the LOC127625286 gene encoding TSC22 domain family protein 2-like isoform X2, whose translation is MSGGRKRSGFQITSVTSDYIQGSGESLSHKGPASTERAMPTPSYPLRNPAHGRSPRSQTASPTLIVSNGLSLCHNPALQTQQSCSQPTTPVTARKSSLDVGGVSRFRVVRLDQGLGEPYKRGRWTCLDVMEQEVEERGLLRVIDSMRHAHSLESLETMGLGEAERTVGGPCGLKPLGVRGLDAGHLVHSQGTAHLLTQRRTEMAHSGPPSLTHTHIPQDTLPVMSGHVQNTPRTRNIPAPLRLDMDADGKLRTTRSQPVSPGPHRDSLFHPGLTPIQTPSALALAQSMFGMGRAFELVGDDGGTNSSMIAIDNKIEQAMDLVKSHLMLAVREEVEVLRDQIKELSERNAQLERENYILRALRDRD